The window GGAAAATTGACGAATTTGTTAAAGCTAACAATGTTAAGGATGTTGTTGTTGTTGGAGGAGGTTTTATAGGAGTTGAAGTTGCCGAGTGTTTTAAGAAATCGGGCATGAATATAACCTTAGTTGAGGCTCAAGATCAAGTAATGCTTTCATTCGACTACGATTTTGCGCAAATGCTTCACAAAGAATTGTACGACAATGGTATTAATTTGATAGTTAGCGATTCTGTTGTAGAGGTTGAAAAAGATAAAGTTATTTTAGCATCGGGAAGAGAAGTTAAAGCAACCATGGTAATAATGGCAATAGGCGTTACACCTGATATTGAAATGGCTGTAGATTCGGGAGTTGAAGTGGGTGAAACAGGTGGTATAAAAGTTGATGCAAAATTCCGCACCAATTTACCCGATGTGTACGCAGTAGGCGATGCGATAGAAGTGCATAACTCAATTACCAAAAAGAAAACACGACTTCCGTTGGCAGGTCCTGCACAGAGACAAGCTCGTTCGGCAGCTGATGGAATTTTCGGAAGATTTGTAAACAACAGAGGAGTAATAGGGTCTTCGGCTATTAGAATTTTTAATTTAAATGCCGCCACCACAGGCTTAAACGAAAAAGAATGTCAAAAACAAGGAATTGACTACATGGCAGCTTATATTTTGCCATTCGATAAAGTTAAACTTTTGCCTGATTCTTCAGTCTTGCATTTCAAATTAATATTTGAAAACCCAACAGGAAGAATATTGGGAGCACAAGCCATAGGTAGGGGTAATGCCACTAAACGTATTGATGTTATTGCAACAATGATAACAATGGGCGGATACCTAGAAGACTTAAAAGAGCTTGAACTTTGTTATGCTCCGCCATTCGGAACAGCTAAGGATGTTGTTAATGTGGCTGCAATGGTTGGTCTTAACTTGCTGAATGGAGAATACAAGCAAGTTCCTATGACAAAAATTACCGAACTTGTCGAAAACGGCGAGTATATCATTGATGCCAGAGAAAGAGCGGCTTACGAAGCATCTCACGTAAAAGGTTCAGTCAATATTCCGCTTAGCGAAATACGTCAGAGACACCACGAAATCCCAAGAGATAGGACAGTATATATACATTGTAGAACTTCATGGTATAGCTATTACTCCATTAGAGCTCTTCAGGGTTATGGTATTAACAACGTTGTTAATATTCAAGGTTCATTTTTGGGCTTTAGTAATTATCTGTATTTTAATGATAAAACAACCGGTAGAGAGTCTATTCTAACAGGATATAACTTCAATTAGCAGCAGCTAATTAAGTTTATTTAGTATCTATTAATAAAGTTCTGTCAGATTTTTTGGCAGAACTTTTTTTATGTAATTATTATATAATTTGCTCATATGTAACATTATATATTTGTATATCTCTCGATTTATAAAGTGCATTTTCGTTATGTAAAAGTCATATGTTTTTTCATTAATAAAAATATTATTTCCGTAGTAGGGAGATGGTATTATTAGTGAGCAAAGCTAATAATGTCAACTGTTTTATTGTTATTTAATATATATAACAAACGATTAATAATTATATAATTATTTGAGAATATTTACAAAATAACACTAAAATACCTTTGCAAATGAAAATTAATAATTACCAAAAATGAAAAAAATCAGCATTACCTTTTTATTACTGTTTGCACTAATTAGCAACAACTTTGTTTTATCCGACAATTTTTCTTATACCGAAAAAGGAGTCGTTGAAAAAAAAGAAAACTACATCATTATTTTAAAAGATGTAAAGTCAAAAGTAAACTTGT is drawn from Lentimicrobiaceae bacterium and contains these coding sequences:
- a CDS encoding FAD-dependent oxidoreductase, with protein sequence MKNKKYVVVGGVAGGASAAARIRRLNENAEILILDKGPNISFSNCCLPNFFSGEINCVDNLVLFGPEGFKKMFNLEAKVNQEVIKIEADKHKVIVKDLTNGNVYEESYDYLILSPGARAIKPTNIKGIDRENVFIVKNVNDVRKIDEFVKANNVKDVVVVGGGFIGVEVAECFKKSGMNITLVEAQDQVMLSFDYDFAQMLHKELYDNGINLIVSDSVVEVEKDKVILASGREVKATMVIMAIGVTPDIEMAVDSGVEVGETGGIKVDAKFRTNLPDVYAVGDAIEVHNSITKKKTRLPLAGPAQRQARSAADGIFGRFVNNRGVIGSSAIRIFNLNAATTGLNEKECQKQGIDYMAAYILPFDKVKLLPDSSVLHFKLIFENPTGRILGAQAIGRGNATKRIDVIATMITMGGYLEDLKELELCYAPPFGTAKDVVNVAAMVGLNLLNGEYKQVPMTKITELVENGEYIIDARERAAYEASHVKGSVNIPLSEIRQRHHEIPRDRTVYIHCRTSWYSYYSIRALQGYGINNVVNIQGSFLGFSNYLYFNDKTTGRESILTGYNFN